A genomic window from Sulfurimonas paralvinellae includes:
- a CDS encoding type I secretion system permease/ATPase, whose protein sequence is MLIANTDNFRMDALLDSLVLFTKKYHKPFSAEALTAGLPIEPGAEAPELFSINNAKGLFSRAAARAGLKSSLIQRPLQQISNLQLPMIILLSNQGACILEKFSDDRKQAKIIMPAEEPIEQWVDTQDLADEYMGYGFMIKKAFTAEDDEKKTLQTHQKHWFWDTLKLSIGIYKDVLYASLLVNIFVLAAPLFTMNVYDRVVPNNAIETLWVFAIGVVIVYVIDTFAKFSRTYLLEVAAKKSDIIMSSIIFEKVLSLKMAHIPASVGSFANSIKDFDNIRGFLTNATMAAVIDLPFAVIFLAVIAYIGGTIVLIPMVTMGLILIYAFLIKNPLRESIESTHEAAAKKSSILIESLNNLETLKTLGALNQTQWKWEEATGEIAGKSLRSRLLSASIPTITQLLIQLNTVMIIVYGVYKIQDFELSLGGLIAVVILTGRTLAPMGQVAGLITNFQDAKTSYDMLNEIISKPSERPEGKQFLEKPAFSGHIEFRDVTFTYPGSSVPALKNVSFVIHQHEHVAIIGRIGSGKSTIEKLILGLYEPDSGQILIDGIDIAQIDPADLRKNIGYVSQDVILFRGTVKDNITFKASHASDGAMLQASKISGTDEFVKKHPKGYEMPVGERGHGLSGGQRQSIGVARAFLLDAPILLMDEPTNAMDQVTEANLLNNLEKALKNKTAIIVTQKMTLLKIVDRVIIMNEGRVVIDDVKEQAILKLQGGGKKNEA, encoded by the coding sequence ATGCTGATTGCAAATACTGACAACTTTAGAATGGATGCACTTCTTGACTCCCTTGTTCTTTTTACAAAAAAGTATCATAAACCTTTTTCAGCAGAGGCATTGACAGCGGGTCTGCCTATAGAACCGGGAGCAGAAGCACCGGAGCTTTTTTCTATAAATAATGCAAAAGGCCTTTTCTCCCGTGCAGCAGCACGTGCCGGGCTAAAGTCTTCTCTCATTCAACGACCTTTGCAGCAGATATCTAATCTGCAGCTTCCGATGATAATTTTGCTCTCCAATCAGGGAGCCTGTATCTTGGAAAAATTCTCAGATGACAGAAAACAGGCAAAGATCATAATGCCTGCAGAAGAGCCAATAGAACAGTGGGTTGATACACAAGACCTTGCCGATGAGTACATGGGCTACGGTTTTATGATAAAAAAAGCTTTTACAGCTGAAGATGATGAAAAAAAGACACTCCAGACACACCAAAAACACTGGTTCTGGGACACACTTAAGCTCTCCATTGGAATCTATAAAGATGTACTCTACGCCTCATTACTTGTCAACATTTTTGTTCTTGCCGCTCCGCTTTTTACCATGAATGTATATGACAGGGTCGTACCAAACAATGCCATTGAAACACTCTGGGTATTTGCCATTGGTGTTGTCATCGTCTATGTCATTGATACTTTTGCAAAATTTTCACGTACCTATCTTTTGGAAGTTGCAGCCAAGAAAAGTGACATTATCATGTCCTCTATCATCTTTGAAAAAGTACTCTCTTTAAAAATGGCTCATATACCTGCTTCTGTGGGTTCTTTTGCAAACAGCATCAAAGATTTTGACAATATCCGAGGCTTTTTGACAAATGCAACAATGGCAGCAGTGATAGACCTTCCTTTTGCCGTTATTTTTTTAGCGGTCATTGCATACATCGGCGGAACGATTGTACTCATTCCTATGGTTACGATGGGACTTATTTTGATCTACGCTTTTTTAATAAAAAATCCTCTGCGTGAGAGTATAGAATCTACACATGAAGCAGCGGCTAAAAAAAGCTCCATTCTCATAGAATCACTCAACAACCTTGAAACACTGAAAACACTCGGCGCATTAAATCAAACACAATGGAAATGGGAAGAAGCGACAGGAGAGATCGCAGGAAAAAGTCTGCGTTCACGACTTTTATCAGCTTCTATTCCAACGATCACGCAGCTGCTTATTCAACTCAATACTGTCATGATCATTGTCTATGGTGTTTACAAAATTCAGGATTTTGAACTTTCTCTGGGTGGTCTTATCGCTGTAGTTATCCTTACAGGAAGAACACTCGCACCGATGGGTCAGGTTGCCGGACTTATAACAAACTTTCAAGATGCAAAAACATCCTATGATATGCTCAACGAGATCATCTCAAAACCAAGTGAAAGACCAGAAGGCAAACAGTTTCTTGAGAAGCCGGCTTTTAGCGGACATATTGAGTTTAGAGACGTCACTTTTACCTATCCTGGGTCAAGTGTACCTGCTCTTAAAAATGTCTCTTTTGTTATTCATCAACATGAACATGTCGCAATCATCGGTCGTATCGGTTCAGGTAAAAGTACTATAGAAAAACTCATCCTTGGACTTTATGAACCCGATTCAGGACAGATCCTCATAGACGGCATCGACATTGCCCAAATAGATCCTGCAGACCTGCGTAAAAACATCGGCTATGTCTCACAAGATGTCATCCTCTTTAGAGGAACCGTTAAAGACAACATCACATTTAAAGCCTCTCACGCAAGTGACGGTGCTATGCTGCAGGCTTCGAAAATAAGCGGTACAGATGAATTTGTCAAAAAACATCCAAAAGGGTATGAGATGCCTGTAGGTGAACGCGGACACGGACTCTCCGGAGGACAGCGTCAAAGCATAGGTGTTGCTCGAGCATTTTTACTTGATGCTCCAATCTTGCTTATGGATGAGCCGACAAATGCTATGGACCAGGTCACAGAAGCAAATCTGCTCAATAATCTTGAAAAAGCGCTAAAAAATAAAACTGCGATTATAGTTACCCAGAAAATGACCCTTTTAAAGATAGTTGACAGAGTTATCATAATGAACGAAGGACGTGTTGTCATTGATGACGTCAAAGAACAGGCCATTTTAAAACTCCAGGGCGGAGGCAAAAAAAATGAAGCGTAA
- a CDS encoding HlyD family type I secretion periplasmic adaptor subunit, whose amino-acid sequence MKRKNNTEYTQKEYEFMNSLSAAVLEQSPSRMSKVIKLWLITILAFIIWASFAEIDEITRGQGKVIPYGQNQIIQNLEGGIVEAILVHEGERVKKGEVLLKIKNLKNISSSQTNEMKYKELLAKKLRLSAEANGLPFKSIKTDDKELQEQIALARDLYNSDMLEFKAQDNGLIQQIEQKKQELTEAKAKIKSLQKSLTYVTEEISMTEPMVKEGVKSRVDFLKLKREANGIENQIEGAKLSLPRLRSAIKEYRNKRIEAKQTFLSKAKEELNKTTAEIARLKTQQIAFNDQVDRTMVKSPVDGIVQKLFVHTIGGVVKPGADLVEIVPINEKLYLEIKIKPKDIAFIHPGAEAMVKISAYDFSIHGGLKGKVVNISPDTITDKEGKTFYLINVETEKNYLGTKEHPLNIIPGMTASVDIVTGKKTVMQYILKPILKSKQYVFSEK is encoded by the coding sequence ATGAAGCGTAAAAACAATACAGAATACACACAAAAAGAGTATGAGTTTATGAACTCGCTGAGTGCAGCGGTACTTGAACAGTCTCCCTCACGCATGAGCAAAGTCATCAAACTCTGGCTTATCACTATTCTAGCTTTCATTATCTGGGCATCTTTTGCAGAGATCGATGAGATAACACGAGGACAGGGAAAAGTCATTCCTTATGGACAAAACCAGATCATCCAGAACCTTGAAGGTGGGATTGTCGAAGCAATTTTGGTTCATGAAGGTGAACGTGTCAAGAAAGGTGAAGTGTTACTCAAGATAAAAAATCTTAAAAACATCTCCAGCAGTCAAACCAATGAAATGAAATATAAAGAACTTCTTGCAAAAAAACTACGTCTCTCTGCCGAAGCCAATGGTCTTCCTTTTAAAAGTATTAAAACTGATGATAAAGAACTGCAAGAGCAAATAGCACTTGCTCGTGATCTCTACAACTCTGATATGTTGGAATTTAAAGCCCAAGACAATGGACTTATTCAACAAATAGAACAAAAAAAACAAGAGTTAACAGAGGCAAAAGCAAAAATAAAATCTTTGCAAAAATCACTTACCTATGTCACAGAAGAGATCTCTATGACAGAGCCGATGGTCAAAGAAGGTGTAAAATCAAGAGTGGATTTTTTAAAACTAAAACGAGAGGCCAATGGTATCGAAAATCAGATAGAAGGGGCAAAACTCTCTCTACCACGTCTTAGATCAGCTATAAAAGAGTACCGCAATAAACGTATAGAAGCCAAACAGACCTTCCTATCCAAAGCAAAAGAAGAACTCAACAAAACAACGGCAGAGATAGCCCGATTAAAAACACAACAAATTGCATTTAACGATCAAGTAGACAGAACGATGGTCAAGTCTCCGGTAGATGGTATTGTCCAAAAACTTTTTGTTCATACCATCGGTGGTGTCGTTAAGCCGGGGGCCGATCTTGTCGAAATCGTTCCTATCAATGAAAAGTTATACTTAGAGATAAAGATAAAACCAAAAGATATCGCATTCATTCACCCTGGGGCAGAAGCAATGGTGAAGATTTCGGCTTATGATTTTTCTATTCATGGCGGGCTCAAGGGAAAAGTTGTCAATATCTCACCTGACACCATCACTGATAAAGAAGGAAAAACTTTTTATCTTATCAACGTTGAAACAGAAAAAAACTATCTTGGAACAAAAGAGCATCCACTTAACATTATCCCGGGAATGACAGCAAGTGTTGACATCGTAACAGGTAAAAAGACAGTAATGCAATACATCTTAAAACCTATACTCAAATCAAAACAATATGTATTTAGTGAGAAATAA